AATCGATTCCACTCGATGCCGGGACCGCCACCGCCGAGGCGGTCGGTGACGCGTTCGAGGACGGGACGATCCAGGTCCGGAAACTGGGCCCGGAGACCGTCGACGATCACCCGTCCCATGAAGTGCCAGTTCCGGGAACCATCGCGGCCGTTCCACTGGTCCACCATGGGGCTGTCTTCGGCGTGCTCGTGGTGACGACCGACCGGGAGCACGCCTTCGAGGAGCGTGAGCGGACCGGGCTGCGGACGCTGGGCCGGACCGTCGGATTCGCCATCGACGCGATCACCGACAAGAAACTCCTCTTTGCCGAGACGGTGATCGAGTTGGCCTTCGACGTCTCCGAGACGGACCTCCCGCTGGTCGCGACGACACGGTCTCTGGACTGTCAGGCCGGTCTCGTCGGGGTGGTTGCCGGGGCCCGCCACGACACGCTCGACGCCTATCTAGAGTTCGAGGGCGCGGAGTTGGACGCGATTCTCGATCAGGTGGCCGAGGAACCTGGAATCACAGCGGTCCGTGCGGTCGCGACCGACGCCGAGCCCTACCGGGTCAAGCTCACGTTCGGTGCGGACTCCCCGGTGACCGAGCTCTTCGACCGCGACGCCCGATTGCGGGCCGTGGACCTCCAGGGCGGCAGTGGAACCTATACAGTTGCCGTCCCAACAGATGCGGACATCGAGTCGACGGTCGATCTCGTCCAGTCGGTCGCGCCCGCTGCGACCTTCGTGGCGAAGACCGAACAGGAACGCCAGGCGGTCCTCGGGAGTGACACGGCGGACACTATCCGGGAAGTCCTGACCGACCGTCAGTACGAGGTCTTCACCTCGGCGTACTTCGGCGGGTACTTCGAGTGGCCCCGAAACCAGACCATCGAAGATCTCGCTGCGGATCTGGGGATCGCGGGCTCGACGTTCAACAACCACCTGCGTCACGCTCAGCGAAAGATCGCGGACGTGTTGTTCGGGCCCGGCGAGGAGGACTGAGTTTTCGAATTGGGATCGAACGCAGTTTGACGCCCCTTAACGACGGTTTTGAGCATTTCTTGGATGTGCTTCAGCCCGGGGACACTATCTATCTAGGGCCGCCTCTACCCCCCGAATAAAGATAACTTGCCAACAGGTTATCGGGGGTTCCGGTTGAACCCAGATTCATCACGGGGCAATCTGACCATCGAGCTCCCACCTATCCATGGCAATCCAACAACGTCACCCACCGATCGACGGTCCGGCACCGGACGAGAGCGTCCGACCGACGGACGCCTCCCTGTGGGTCGAACTGGAGATCGACCGACACGAGGACGCCCGGTGCCCAGTTGCGGGACACACGGCACAGCCAATCAACGGCCGGATCCAGATCGCCGGCGAGATGTGCCACGCCACGATCAGCGACGAGCGCGACGGGGACCGCGCGACCGTCTACACGACACGGATCGACGAGGCCTGCCCGTGTACGATGATCTGTCGCGCCGGCGTTTCCCCGACGGCACTTTCAGTCGAGGACGGCTCCCTAGTGGTGACTGCCTACCTCGACTCGCGGGAGCGCCTCCTGGAAGTCACGAGCACCCTCGAAACCGGGGCGGACGAGTGGGTCCTGCGTCGACTCGTTCCCGCCGAAGACGGTCCCGATCCGGAGACTGGGGGACCGGGCCATTCGATAGACGGGGTCGCCGTGACCGAGAAACAACGCGAGGCCGTTCGGACGGCCATCGACATGGGCTATTACGAGGAGCCACGCGAGGCTTCGCTCTCGGATCTGGCGGCCGAACTCGATCTCTCCACGTCGGCGCTCTCTCAACGGCTGAACGCCGTCGAGACGAAACTGATCGAAGGACTCGCCGCCGATCTGTGACGGGGAGCGACACGCCAATCAGCACCGAGATGGACCCGTTTCTCGACGCGATCGCCTCACGAGAGGTGGCGCCGGCGGGCGGTTCCGGGGCCGCGGCCGTCGGCGCGATCGGTGCGGCACTCGCGGAGATGGCTGCCGTCCACACGGCCGCGGCCGGGCAACAGGGAGATCAGGTCGAGGGAATCGGCGAACGACTGGCCGCCGATCGGCGACTTCTACTCGAACTTGCCGACGCGGACGCCAGAATCGTCGAATCCGCATTTGGCGGCACGCCGGACCTCGATCGCCGAACCCACGAACAGCTCGTC
This region of Halodesulfurarchaeum sp. HSR-GB genomic DNA includes:
- a CDS encoding cyclodeaminase/cyclohydrolase family protein, yielding MTGSDTPISTEMDPFLDAIASREVAPAGGSGAAAVGAIGAALAEMAAVHTAAAGQQGDQVEGIGERLAADRRLLLELADADARIVESAFGGTPDLDRRTHEQLVAVPLAIAETCLNVLSGARELSELSIDSVGQDLQTGRMLVTGALRAALATASGNLDFLEGPARERLADRVTAAENAAASLSDADRRE
- a CDS encoding helix-turn-helix domain-containing protein — its product is MAIQQRHPPIDGPAPDESVRPTDASLWVELEIDRHEDARCPVAGHTAQPINGRIQIAGEMCHATISDERDGDRATVYTTRIDEACPCTMICRAGVSPTALSVEDGSLVVTAYLDSRERLLEVTSTLETGADEWVLRRLVPAEDGPDPETGGPGHSIDGVAVTEKQREAVRTAIDMGYYEEPREASLSDLAAELDLSTSALSQRLNAVETKLIEGLAADL